The following is a genomic window from Cryptococcus neoformans var. neoformans B-3501A chromosome 12, whole genome shotgun sequence.
CATGGCAATACTGGAGAGGGTCTCGACGACTCGGGTTTTGGTGATTTCATCCTTGATGACGTTGATGCTGTCCATCAGAATTTGCACTTGTGGTTGTTGGACGTTCTGCAGTATCTTATTAGCACCCTGGGGGTTGGTAAATTACAAAAAAAAGGCTTACAACTGCCGAAGGATTGACCTTGATGGTACCCCAAACACAACCCAAAGTCATTTCAAGCacctccatcctcatttCCTGACCTTTCATTTGCAAAGCCTGAGGCTCGGATCCAATCAATTGAATAATGGAAAACAAGCTATCCCATAAGCCTTGCACAGGTACAGAAGCGACAATCTGCGCGGCAGCAGATCGTTCTGCAGCAGAGATGGACGCGACAGCAGTAAGGAGCAGGTTGTTCAAAGCTTCCAAAGCATGTAGGTGCAATATTGAGAGGATAGAGGTGGTAGGAGGGTGTATGGAGGGGACGGTGGAAGCcggagggaaggagagggagactGGGCGGGAGAGTAGACTAAGTCGCTCAGGAAGGTGAAGGTtggtgaggagatgggaaagGGTGGCACCGGGGTTGATCTTGACGCCGCTGTCAAACGTTTCCATGTCAAGTTCCGCTCCAGGTTCACGGCCCATGGAAATGAgaccttcatcatccatctcatcctcgtccatcgccgcatcatcatcctcttcgatCTCAACAACTTCAGCCGCAGcaccgccttcttccagagTCTCAGCAGCAatgtcctcctcatcttcaagacCTGCGCAGACATTTGTAAGAACCTCAAGAGCGGCGACGACAGTGGAGAGGTTTCGCTCAATACGTTCAAGAGCGACTTCAGAAGTGGACTTGTGGTCGGTCTTGGCGTTCTTATCGAGGATCTTGACGTCTGGGGGCTACTCCTCTGTCAGCTTGCTGTTCGGGTCTCTCATTGATGCTACTTACGGAATCTTTGACCAATTTATTGACACGTGTGCAAACATCTTCTAATTTGACGTCCAGCAAGCCGTTAACAAGGGGCAAAATCGTGCTCGCAGTCAACGCATTGATGCCGACCTTTTCGTCCGCTCTTGATCCAGCCCTAATGATGTTTCTCAAAATACCGCAGGCGAGCATTCTCCTTAACAATGCCCTTCCATCGGGAAGGTCATCAGCTTCCGAGGCAGGTTCGGCAGCCGCCTTCTTGGATTTAGATTTACGAGAGGCCTCCTTGGCTTTTTGAGCGTTCTCAGCGGGGAGGTGGTCTTCTTGAGCGATAGTGATGAGGCTTTCGAGGGCAGTAGGATGGACGACAAGGGATTTTCGGAAGGGGAAATTGTCCTGGGAGAGTGCAAAGAGAGTTTGGGCTATCCACCAAAACATTACATTAGTTAGTGGAATATGAAtctggggaggaggaacgTACCTGCCGCGAGGGAAACACCCAAGCCCAGTTTGTCTCTACCTTCAAGAATCATGATCAACAAGCCTTCACAACCCATGGCATTGACATTGGCGAGGGTCTTGGGACCGGCCTCGGCAAGACtccagagaagaaggatgacatTTTCGGataaggagaggaggtgtTTACGGGCTTGCAAATTGTCATCAGAGTCCATTGTTTCGCCAGAAAGGACAGATGTGATGGTGGTTGAGATCTGCAGTGCTTGTCAGCCCATCGATTTCGAAGCAGAGTGGAGACATTGTACATGCCTTGCTGATGAGAACGCCCAAATGAGACATGATACCCTTATTGGCCATCTCTCCGCAAAGTTCCCTTCCGCCATCGATAGCCAAGTTCCTATGACCAAATATTCATCGGTCAACGTATCACGATCATAAGATTCTGTATACCCACCTGAGAGCCCCGGAAGCTTCGAcaacaacttcatca
Proteins encoded in this region:
- a CDS encoding hypothetical protein (Match to EST gb|CF186621.1|CF186621), whose translation is MGKAQVKKKTQGWRHNPVRVPDSHLGSGKGEGKADPQKEKQMLPILNKLRSPEYADRTWACAAISNLIQNDAATRRLFQGKNVVGELIERLSDSVDEVVVEASGALRNLAIDGGRELCGEMANKGIMSHLGVLISKISTTITSVLSGETMDSDDNLQARKHLLSLSENVILLLWSLAEAGPKTLANVNAMGCEGLLIMILEGRDKLGLGVSLAAAQTLFALSQDNFPFRKSLVVHPTALESLITIAQEDHLPAENAQKAKEASRKSKSKKAAAEPASEADDLPDGRALLRRMLACGILRNIIRAGSRADEKVGINALTASTILPLVNGLLDVKLEDVCTRVNKLVKDSPPDVKILDKNAKTDHKSTSEVALERIERNLSTVVAALEVLTNVCAGLEDEEDIAAETLEEGGAAAEVVEIEEDDDAAMDEDEMDDEGLISMGREPGAELDMETFDSGVKINPGATLSHLLTNLHLPERLSLLSRPVSLSFPPASTVPSIHPPTTSILSILHLHALEALNNLLLTAVASISAAERSAAAQIVASVPVQGLWDSLFSIIQLIGSEPQALQMKGQEMRMEVLEMTLGCVWGTIKVNPSAVNVQQPQVQILMDSINVIKDEITKTRVVETLSSIAMRESISNAENQSITQNLIQRLTSTSPTPSAEMLVSLLNAIIDIYSDETRSFNSVFVENDYLQVLSGIVGKVRAEVKKIDKRRERNLRVRGDEVYENLVAFIKYRRSLQK